TTCTATCACTGCTCAGATTACGGAAGAAGTAGGCTGGGATAAAGTTGTAGAAGCCGCACACAGGTGTGGTATAGACAGCCATCTGAAATCTGTGCCTTCAGTCAGTCTGGGATCCAATGATGTATCTGTGTTTGAAATGGTAAGAGCATATGCTACATTTATGAATGAAGGGAAGCGACTGGATCCGATCCTGGTATCCAAGATTGTTGATTTTGACGGAAATGTAATTGCTGAATTCAAAAAGAAAGAAAAAGAAGCCCTAACGAAAGAAAATGCCTGGTTGATGACCTATATGCTCCGTGGAGGTATGGAGGAACCGGGAGGAACTTCTCAGGCTCTTTGGGACTGGGATCTCTTTAAAAAAGAAAATCAGATTGGTGGAAAGACCGGTACATCTTCGGATTATGTAGATGGTTGGTATATGGGTGTGACAAAAGATCTGGTGACAGGTGTATGGGTCGGTTGTGATGAGCAAAGCATCCATTTCAAAAACTCTCACACCGGAGAAGGTTCTAAGACTGCATTACCAATTTTCGGTATGTTTCTGGAAGAATTATACAAACGTCCGGAGCTCGGATATACATTTGGTAAATTCCCTGATCCTACAGTCGAGATAACCAAAAAATATAAATGTGAAAGTCCAAGATTACCTGAGCGGACAGAAAGTGCTGATAGTACAGCGGTAGATCTTCCGGAAGGGGAAATTTTAGAAGGTGAAGGAGGAGAGCAAAACGGTGAACAGCCGGTAACCACACCTCAGCCACCTGCTTTGGATACAGACTCGACCCCAAATTAATACGTAGTCAGGGTATCTGTTTTTTTATTAATTTAACTTCATGAAAAGTACGTTATGTAGTCAATTGTCGAACAGTGCCAGGCTACTGTTCGCTTTAATTGCATTTTGTTTTATGTTGCCCAACATAAGTCAGGCTCAATATTTTGGTCAGAACAAAATGCGCTACAAAAAGCTGAATTTTAAGGTTTATGAAACTCCGCATTTTGATCTCTATTACTATCTGAAAAATGACAGTATGGTCAGGTGGCTGGCTAAAGAAAGCGAAGTTTGGTACGAATTACATCAGCAGGTATTCCAGGATACTTTCTTACGGAAGAATCCTGTTATTGTATACAGTAATCATCCCGAATTCCAACAAACTACAGCTATTCAGGGAGAGATCAGTGTCGGTACCGGCGGGGTAACAGAAGCATTCAAGCAGAGAGTGGTGATGCCGGTCATGCAGATCAATCAGCAAACACGTCACGTACTGGGGCATGAGCTGGTGCATGCCTTTCAATATCGGGTACTTATTGATGGTGGCGATTCTACCCGTCTGGAGAATATTATGAATCTGCCTCTATGGATGGTAGAAGGGATGGCCGAATATTTTTCTATAGGGAAAAAGGATGCCTTTACCTCCATGTGGATGCGTGATGCTTATCTGAATAAAGATATTCCGTCGCTTAAGCAGATGACAGAACAGTCTTACAAATACTTTCCTTACCGATACGGTCAGGCATTCTGGTCTTATGTCGGGTCTACCTACGGGGATACTGTGATTATGCCATTATTTATCGAAACGGCTAAATATGGTTATGAGGTTGCTATGAAGCGGGTATTCGGCTATGATGCACAGACCATGTCCAATCTGTGGAAAAACAGTATGGAGAATATGTATAAGAATTCCGGTAAAGATACAGTTTCAAGACCGGTCGGTACAGCGATACTCCATACCGGCAACTCCGGTCGGATGAATGTCTCACCTGCAATTTCTCCGGACGGCAAATATGTCGCATTTCTATCTGAAAAAGATATGTTCAGCATCGACCTCTTCCTTGCAGATGCCCACACGGGCAAAGTCATACGGAAGCTTGGGAGCCGGCTCACTAATAAAGATATAGACGAGTTTAGTTTTTTGGAATCTGCGGGTACTTTCTCTCCTGACAGCCGCAAGTTTGCTTTTTCAGTATTTAGTGCAGGTAAAAATAAATTAATGACAGTAGATGTGTTGACCGGTAAAACACTTTCAGTAGAGGCAATGGGAGATATTACAGAGTTTACAAATATTACCTGGGCCGCAGATGGAGATCATGTTGCTTTTTCCGGTCTGAAAAACGGACATAGTGATATTTACATTTATAATCTGAAGACCAAAAAACTGAATCAGCTGACAAATGATGTATATTCTGACTTTCAACCCAGTTTCTCCAGAGACGGAAAATTTATTGTATTCAGTACCGATCGGGTAGCGCTGGCTTCAGATAGCAGGTCGGTAGACATTCCTATGAATCTGGCTGTAGTAGACATCCGGACGAAAAATATTCAAAACCTGGACATTTTTCCGGGAGCAAATAATCTCAATCCACACTTTTCCTCTAACGGAGAGCAAATCTATTTTCTGTCCAACGGGGATGGATATCGTAATATGTACCGCTACACCGTCGCATCTGCTCAGGTGGAGAAATTGACAGATTATTTTACAGGTATCAGTGGTATCACAGAGTACTCTCCTGCGATGAGTATCTCGGCTACAGATGAGATCGTCTATTCGTATTTTAAAAATAATGCTTACAGTGTATATTATGCAAAGAGTTCAGATTTTACAGGGACTGTAGTAGATGCAGGGGCTGTTAATTTTGATGCAGCTATGCTTCCTCCTCCGGTAAGCCGCGGTGTGAATGTTGTCAATACCAATCTGCGTAATTTCAACGCTTTTGAGCGTATTGGAGATGATCAGATTAATACGATTGCTTATAAACCTAAGTTTAAACTCGATTATCTCGCCAACAGTGGAGTTGGAGTTTCTGTTGGAAGTCGTTACGGAGCCGGAATATCCAGTGGTATTCAGGGGATGTTCTCGGATATTCTTGGTTATAATCAGATTTTTGCGGCCTTAAATGTGAATGGTGAAATTCAGGACTTCGGAGGGCAGATCGCTTATATTAATCAGAAGGGACGCTTCAATTGGGGAGCCTCGTTGTCACATATTCCATATATTTCGGGATACAACACAAATGAATTTGAGGATTTTGGATATGGAGATGAGTTGTCATACAATACCTATTTAGTACGTACTTTTCAGCAACAGGCTGATGTTTTTGTTGCCTATCCGTTTAACAGGCACCACAGAGTGGAGCTCGGAGCAGCTGTTGTAAGATATAATTACCGGGTGGACAAATGGCGCCAGAGTTACTATTCCGGATATGGTGATCGCCGTAAGCTAAGTAATGAAGAGGCTTCACAATTAGGATTTGGCAATCTGAAACCTTTTGTAGTACAACAGGTCAATACTGCTTTGGTAGGAGATAATTCTGTATTCGGTATTGCAGCTCCTCTACAGGGGTATCGTTATCGTCTGGGAGTAGAGCAGTATTTTGGTGATTACACTTTTTCTGCAGTCAATATTGACCTGAGAAAGTATAACCGCTACAAGCCTGTCACTATAGCCGCGAGACTGTATTCTTATTCGCGTTTTGGCAGTAATGAAAATGCACTTTATCCTTTTTATATCGGATATCCGTATCTGATCCGCGGATATGAAAGTGGTGATTTTGACAGAAATGGCAAAGTAAGAATATCAGATCTTATGGGATCCCGTACTGCGGTATTTAATTTTGAAGTAAGGTTGCCGTTTACAGGGCCGGAAAAACTGGCTGCTGTAAAATCCGGATTCTTGTTCTCGGACTTAAATCTGTTTTTTGATGCAGGACTGGCCTGGTCAAAAGGAAACAAGGTGGTGTGGTCTTCGGATGACAGACCTATTGTACCATTAAAGGATGGTAAGGGAAATGTAATTGTGAATCCGGATACAAATCTTCCGGAGATGGGATATGATCCTAATTATAAGATTCCGGTTATGAGTGCCGGGGTTTCACTACGGATCAATTTGTTCGGAGCTATGATTCTGGAGCCATACTATGCTTTTCCTTTCGTAAAGACAAATTCTAAATCCGGGACGTTCGGAGTGAATTTCACTCCGGGTTGGTAGCGTGTTTTAATCAAAAGGGAGCCGTTGCATTATCTATGAGAGATAAGCAACGGCTTTTTTGTTATGTAGGATAGTTAAGGGCATATGCAGGGAACAAAGATTTTTCCAGTTTGGATTTTGTTTTCTGACCATTCTTTCTTTCACAATGCGGGGGAGAGAGGTAAGTTCTTTTCTGCGTTTCTCTGCCTGCTCGAAAGTGTCGACATATTCAAGATAAACAATACTGCTTAATTTGATAACCTGATTAAATAAAGAAGCGTGAACAGTTCTCATTTCCTGATATGTCGACTGTACATCTTGTGTCAGATTGACTTCAAGATGATGACGATTGCTGTCTGAGGCGATGTAAATGCAGTATTTTTTCATGTTTTCTTCTTGTTTTGGCTAATAAATTTGGTTTTTCTAAATCTATTTGCTAATTTTGATAGTACAATTATACTAACAATTTTAGTATTTACAAATTTTATTTAAAAAATTATTATGTCTAACATCGCCTCCAATCTGAAATACATCAGAAAGAAAAAAGGATTGACACAACAGCAATTTGCTGATTTAATGGAAATTAAGCGCGCTTCGGTGGGGGCGTATGAAGAGGATAGAGCAGAGCCTAAATACGAGTTGCTAAAAAAAATAGCTGAATATTTTGATCTGACGATGGATGAACTGGCAAACGATATTATAGATGATAAGTGGAAGCCTACTCCACGGAGTAATGCTTCCAATCTGCGTGTTCTTAGTGTAACGGTAGATCAAAAGGATCGTGAAAATATTGAATTGG
The Sphingobacterium spiritivorum genome window above contains:
- a CDS encoding DPP IV N-terminal domain-containing protein, with translation MLPNISQAQYFGQNKMRYKKLNFKVYETPHFDLYYYLKNDSMVRWLAKESEVWYELHQQVFQDTFLRKNPVIVYSNHPEFQQTTAIQGEISVGTGGVTEAFKQRVVMPVMQINQQTRHVLGHELVHAFQYRVLIDGGDSTRLENIMNLPLWMVEGMAEYFSIGKKDAFTSMWMRDAYLNKDIPSLKQMTEQSYKYFPYRYGQAFWSYVGSTYGDTVIMPLFIETAKYGYEVAMKRVFGYDAQTMSNLWKNSMENMYKNSGKDTVSRPVGTAILHTGNSGRMNVSPAISPDGKYVAFLSEKDMFSIDLFLADAHTGKVIRKLGSRLTNKDIDEFSFLESAGTFSPDSRKFAFSVFSAGKNKLMTVDVLTGKTLSVEAMGDITEFTNITWAADGDHVAFSGLKNGHSDIYIYNLKTKKLNQLTNDVYSDFQPSFSRDGKFIVFSTDRVALASDSRSVDIPMNLAVVDIRTKNIQNLDIFPGANNLNPHFSSNGEQIYFLSNGDGYRNMYRYTVASAQVEKLTDYFTGISGITEYSPAMSISATDEIVYSYFKNNAYSVYYAKSSDFTGTVVDAGAVNFDAAMLPPPVSRGVNVVNTNLRNFNAFERIGDDQINTIAYKPKFKLDYLANSGVGVSVGSRYGAGISSGIQGMFSDILGYNQIFAALNVNGEIQDFGGQIAYINQKGRFNWGASLSHIPYISGYNTNEFEDFGYGDELSYNTYLVRTFQQQADVFVAYPFNRHHRVELGAAVVRYNYRVDKWRQSYYSGYGDRRKLSNEEASQLGFGNLKPFVVQQVNTALVGDNSVFGIAAPLQGYRYRLGVEQYFGDYTFSAVNIDLRKYNRYKPVTIAARLYSYSRFGSNENALYPFYIGYPYLIRGYESGDFDRNGKVRISDLMGSRTAVFNFEVRLPFTGPEKLAAVKSGFLFSDLNLFFDAGLAWSKGNKVVWSSDDRPIVPLKDGKGNVIVNPDTNLPEMGYDPNYKIPVMSAGVSLRINLFGAMILEPYYAFPFVKTNSKSGTFGVNFTPGW